The following are from one region of the Sandaracinus amylolyticus genome:
- a CDS encoding trypsin-like serine peptidase, with amino-acid sequence MKRYVLSMLIVTLAGCAARGGEAAPEPGPDAPAVTPVEVVLPDDLEPDAALTADIASLRDSLGEMTTDLGFGDDADSRIVVRYRGHGEVISGDDAPLETEYDDSGDATVTDDPDFATWVAVHLQTGNEFEVRFPRDLLYAADERAHERGIDRGTREPVSEASERPTAPFVEDDAALDPTTRKGWSNGQDTRTLRGTIGVAHTDSAYRRLVSLGTNGGCSGTLVGPKHIVTAAHCIRNFTNRTWRGTTAYAGRSGQDAWRSSAQYHPDPDVAATWYWVPGSFIAQADGQEKMPYAATPWDIGVIVTHASRLGETVGWMGWYWWGDDAEFANRTRYNRGYPVCGSENAPASCQRLGLYGDTQSCAVGEHSSPDADGIERRFRFSCDMSGGHSGSSLYTYLDSDTLAVTGVVSWEHCFRCGGDDDRPNTGVRITREYSGVIASLRQGMP; translated from the coding sequence ATGAAGCGCTACGTCCTTTCGATGCTGATCGTGACGCTCGCGGGCTGCGCCGCCCGCGGAGGCGAGGCCGCGCCCGAGCCAGGGCCCGACGCGCCCGCCGTCACGCCCGTCGAGGTGGTCCTGCCCGACGATCTCGAGCCCGACGCGGCGCTCACTGCGGACATCGCGTCGCTGCGCGACTCGCTCGGCGAGATGACGACCGACCTCGGCTTCGGCGACGACGCCGACTCGCGCATCGTCGTTCGCTACCGCGGTCACGGCGAGGTGATCTCGGGCGACGACGCGCCGCTCGAGACCGAGTACGACGACTCCGGCGACGCCACCGTCACCGACGATCCCGACTTCGCCACGTGGGTGGCAGTCCACCTGCAGACCGGGAACGAGTTCGAGGTCCGATTCCCCCGCGATCTCCTCTACGCTGCCGACGAGCGCGCGCACGAGCGCGGGATCGATCGCGGCACTCGCGAGCCCGTCTCGGAAGCGTCGGAGCGCCCGACGGCGCCGTTCGTCGAGGACGACGCCGCGCTCGATCCCACGACGCGCAAGGGTTGGTCGAACGGACAGGACACTCGCACGCTCCGCGGGACCATCGGAGTCGCGCACACCGACTCGGCCTATCGACGCCTGGTCTCGCTCGGTACGAACGGTGGTTGTTCGGGCACGCTCGTCGGGCCCAAGCACATCGTGACCGCCGCGCACTGCATCCGGAACTTCACCAACCGCACCTGGCGCGGGACCACGGCGTACGCGGGCCGCAGCGGTCAGGACGCCTGGCGCTCGTCGGCGCAGTACCACCCGGATCCCGACGTCGCCGCGACCTGGTACTGGGTGCCGGGCAGCTTCATCGCGCAGGCGGACGGCCAGGAGAAGATGCCGTACGCCGCGACGCCGTGGGACATCGGCGTGATCGTCACGCACGCGTCGCGCCTCGGCGAGACCGTCGGCTGGATGGGCTGGTACTGGTGGGGTGACGACGCCGAGTTCGCCAATCGCACCCGCTACAACCGTGGATATCCGGTCTGCGGCTCGGAGAACGCGCCCGCTTCGTGCCAGCGACTCGGCCTCTACGGCGACACCCAGTCGTGCGCGGTCGGTGAGCATTCGTCGCCGGACGCCGATGGAATCGAGCGTCGATTCCGCTTCAGCTGCGACATGTCCGGCGGTCACAGCGGCTCGTCGCTCTACACCTATCTCGACTCGGACACCCTCGCGGTCACCGGCGTGGTGAGCTGGGAGCACTGCTTCCGGTGCGGCGGGGACGACGACCGACCGAACACCGGCGTGCGCATCACGCGAGAGTACTCGGGCGTGATCGCGTCGCTCCGCCAGGGCATGCCCTGA
- a CDS encoding S16 family serine protease has translation MNDERTIVLGLLSDVLLPGEELALDDASCEPESLKRARKRKAARVVALPLDFALQLPSFVTGRVGVLAEVVSLARGGVRLRGLRRARVVDVETAEPFAARLELLDEVDAARVAARVLSLARERSSAESVPALRAIERTLATHGALARSVADGDPPAPDTPSAVAPDAATVLESLAARLAAGDTSHAERARILPIATEIARTLGIAEPLAGRKLGGPLEVVAQKLERLPLPEAARAVARERLALLADMPRNAHDYHTYLAHLTLLADLPWGEPPPATIDLDEVTRRLDAEHEGLARPKRRVLEHLAVRKLGGSSRGLVLCLAGPPGVGKTTIARSIAEGLGRPLVRVPLGGVHDECEIRGHRQSFHAASPGRIVQGMRQAGRTDPVLLLDELDKIGQESFRSPAAALLEVLDPEQHHAFSDNFLGAPYDLSKVLFIATANDVDRILPALRDRLEVVELDGYTLGEKVRIASRHVLPRLARSHGLAAPLTADAETLAAIVEGYTREPGVRELERVLSAVHRARAVELARGAAASDAPITIAEITTVHGPPRHRRVPPATRLPIGSAHGLSVGGDGGGAVLPIEVLRAPARGARPELHLTGLQGEVMRESARTALSRIAAEASAIGAPDAALVADLHVHIAEGAVRKEGPSAGVPLYLAIRSAITGLAVRGDVAWTGEITLHGAVLAVGGVRAKVLAAERAGLRAVIVPEANRADVPAEARIEILFVRDLAEAAAIAWDEPSPPSVA, from the coding sequence ATGAACGACGAACGAACAATCGTCCTCGGGTTGCTCTCCGATGTCCTCTTGCCCGGTGAGGAGCTCGCGCTCGACGACGCCAGCTGCGAGCCCGAGTCCCTCAAGCGCGCGCGCAAGCGCAAAGCTGCGCGAGTCGTCGCGCTCCCGCTCGACTTCGCGCTGCAGCTCCCTTCGTTCGTGACGGGGCGCGTGGGCGTGCTGGCCGAGGTCGTCTCGCTCGCGCGCGGTGGGGTGCGCCTCCGCGGCCTTCGCCGTGCGCGCGTGGTGGACGTCGAGACGGCCGAGCCCTTCGCGGCGCGCCTCGAGCTGCTCGACGAGGTCGACGCCGCGCGTGTCGCTGCCCGCGTCCTGTCGCTCGCGCGCGAGCGATCGAGCGCGGAGTCGGTGCCGGCGCTCCGCGCGATCGAGCGCACGCTCGCGACCCACGGTGCGCTCGCCCGCTCCGTCGCGGACGGTGATCCCCCGGCGCCCGACACCCCGAGCGCCGTCGCGCCCGACGCCGCGACGGTGCTCGAGTCGCTCGCCGCGCGCCTCGCCGCGGGCGACACGAGCCACGCCGAGCGCGCGCGCATCCTGCCGATCGCCACCGAGATCGCCCGCACCCTCGGCATCGCGGAGCCCCTCGCGGGTCGCAAGCTGGGTGGACCGCTCGAGGTCGTCGCCCAGAAGCTCGAGCGCCTCCCGCTCCCCGAGGCTGCGCGCGCCGTCGCCCGTGAGCGCCTCGCGCTGCTCGCCGACATGCCGCGCAACGCGCACGACTACCACACGTACCTCGCGCACCTGACGCTGCTCGCCGACCTCCCTTGGGGCGAGCCGCCGCCCGCGACGATCGATCTCGACGAGGTGACGCGCCGCCTCGACGCCGAGCACGAAGGCCTCGCGCGCCCCAAGCGCCGCGTCCTCGAGCACCTCGCGGTGCGCAAGCTCGGCGGCAGCTCGCGAGGCCTGGTGCTGTGCCTCGCCGGCCCGCCGGGCGTCGGCAAGACGACGATCGCGCGGAGCATCGCCGAGGGCCTCGGTCGCCCGCTGGTGCGCGTGCCGCTCGGCGGCGTGCACGACGAGTGCGAGATCCGCGGCCACCGCCAGTCGTTCCACGCGGCGTCGCCGGGGCGCATCGTGCAGGGCATGCGGCAGGCGGGGCGCACCGATCCCGTCCTGCTTCTCGACGAGCTCGACAAGATCGGCCAGGAGAGCTTCCGCAGCCCGGCCGCCGCGCTCCTCGAGGTGCTCGATCCCGAGCAGCACCACGCCTTCTCCGACAACTTCCTCGGCGCGCCCTACGACCTCTCGAAGGTCCTCTTCATCGCCACCGCGAACGACGTCGATCGCATCCTCCCCGCGCTCCGCGATCGCCTCGAGGTCGTCGAGCTCGACGGCTACACGCTGGGCGAGAAGGTGCGCATCGCATCGCGCCACGTGCTGCCGCGCCTCGCGCGCTCGCACGGCCTCGCCGCGCCGCTCACCGCCGACGCCGAGACGCTCGCCGCCATCGTCGAGGGCTACACCCGCGAGCCGGGCGTGCGCGAGCTCGAGCGCGTGCTCTCCGCCGTCCACCGCGCCCGCGCCGTCGAGCTGGCGCGCGGCGCCGCCGCGAGCGACGCGCCGATCACCATCGCCGAGATCACCACGGTCCACGGGCCGCCTCGCCACCGCCGCGTCCCCCCCGCGACGCGCCTGCCGATCGGCTCCGCGCACGGCCTCTCGGTCGGCGGCGACGGAGGCGGCGCAGTGCTGCCGATCGAGGTGCTACGCGCGCCTGCGCGCGGCGCGCGCCCCGAGCTCCACCTCACCGGCCTCCAGGGCGAGGTCATGCGCGAGTCCGCGCGCACCGCGCTCTCGCGCATCGCCGCCGAGGCGAGCGCGATCGGCGCGCCCGACGCCGCGCTCGTGGCCGACCTCCACGTGCACATCGCCGAGGGCGCCGTGCGCAAGGAGGGCCCCTCCGCCGGCGTGCCGCTCTATCTGGCGATCCGCTCCGCGATCACCGGGCTCGCGGTGCGCGGTGACGTCGCGTGGACCGGCGAGATCACGCTGCACGGCGCGGTGCTCGCGGTCGGCGGCGTGCGCGCGAAGGTGCTCGCCGCCGAGCGCGCCGGGCTCCGCGCGGTGATCGTCCCCGAGGCCAACCGCGCCGACGTCCCCGCCGAAGCGCGCATCGAGATCCTCTTCGTGCGCGACCTCGCCGAGGCCGCCGCGATCGCGTGGGACGAGCCCTCACCGCCGAGCGTCGCATGA
- a CDS encoding serine/threonine-protein kinase PknK encodes MRDPALSSARFELLREVGSGGMGVVFEALDRETNAIVALKMLKTRDAHLLYRFKQEFRALADVQHPNILRFGELHHEGDQWFFTMELVRGVDLLAYVRHGASASSPLDEKTRDASPAGRRRRAREIETEDDATLHDEPREHVADEPSPIACEVGYDEARLRSTLRQLASAIDALHRRGRLHRDVKPSNVLVRDDGHVVLLDFGLVERFGTTVERHVEKSGERAIVGTPHFIAPEVVDDDVGPEADWYAFGVLLFKALTGTLPFRGHPLVVMREKRERAAPAPSDLVPGAPPDLDRLCRALLERDPAVRPCGDDVLRALGAEPPADDLVASEPDGAAMLEVPAAFVGRRRELATLADAFVRVASSGRELVVVRGEPGVGKSTLVRAFLEQHVAPDRDALVLAGRCYEQESVPFKAFDAIIDALSAHIAALPIAEARALLAGGAQFLAMMFPVLRRAPAVAEMVTPGSALRNVSLMRDLAFRELKDVLGALSERARLVVFVDDLQWADRDSLALLEALFAQPGAPRALFVATMRAGSAEMQARLDALSPRTLDLGGLSHEESKALWNLLWIANGGPHAGLARRDAASFLDEAGGHPLFLSELVRFARRPQRGATSRARLQDVIWTRIAELDEPARRFMEMVALAGAPFPFQLIARAAGLDVSQSAILIGALRTAQMIRVSRHGEDRLVEPYHDRIREAIRRHFDDGGEAMAARLRHLHLSLGLELVAHTSSAALPSVVFAIVQHLHQAGDLVSSRDARRRFAELCLVAGRQAKQTTAYRAALEYLERATVLIAGLGDPWTTEHALACSVWWERMESAYLAGEIDLAKRLFAELLQRLADPAERARLYASRIALETGHGRSVEAIATAREALRSFGQSLPANASTASVLLEYAAVRWAVGRRSAEKLAALPELEDVRARCAIEILVAMVPAAFFVSTDLLVVVSLRIAQLSLHHGVMDASAYGFALYGAVLSGAFGDHANAHAFGRLSLVLQERFRSERFACKLLFVNGTYLTPWVEPFAAAKAQLRDAVSVGTRYGDTAYEAYSAGTLSVITYCDAAHLGELRETAEACRAIAVRRRDVDMAALASTHARYAAAMRGPDGDATTLAAEDSDDATFRASLSERKTPVAIFYYHLLGAQLAYLHDDDARASALLAECDRHVGAVFSVPTSVELEAWRVLVGARSHRSAGALERAQIAWRARGSLAKLARWAQVNPQSFEPLYLVALAEHARVRGASDAVAHFEQAVERTRAHRRGKWEALALELLWRFHAERGDHAIEQLREARDAYARWGAERRAAELSQRLAR; translated from the coding sequence GTGAGGGACCCTGCGCTGTCGTCGGCTCGTTTCGAGCTGCTGCGTGAGGTCGGCAGCGGGGGCATGGGCGTCGTCTTCGAGGCGCTCGATCGCGAGACGAACGCGATCGTCGCGCTGAAGATGCTCAAGACGCGCGACGCGCACCTGCTCTATCGCTTCAAGCAGGAGTTCCGCGCGCTCGCCGACGTGCAGCACCCGAACATCCTGCGCTTCGGGGAGCTCCATCACGAAGGCGATCAGTGGTTCTTCACGATGGAGCTGGTGCGAGGGGTCGATCTCCTCGCGTACGTGCGGCACGGAGCGAGCGCGTCCAGCCCGCTCGACGAGAAGACGCGCGACGCGTCGCCCGCCGGCCGACGACGCCGCGCGCGCGAGATCGAGACCGAGGACGACGCCACGCTCCACGACGAGCCACGCGAGCACGTCGCCGACGAGCCGAGCCCCATCGCGTGCGAGGTCGGCTACGACGAGGCGCGGCTGCGGTCCACGCTGAGGCAGCTCGCGAGCGCGATCGACGCACTGCACCGACGCGGTCGACTGCATCGCGACGTCAAGCCATCGAACGTGCTGGTGCGCGACGACGGACACGTCGTGTTGCTCGACTTCGGTCTGGTCGAGCGCTTCGGCACCACGGTCGAGCGCCACGTCGAGAAGAGCGGCGAGCGCGCGATCGTCGGGACACCTCACTTCATCGCGCCCGAGGTGGTCGACGACGACGTCGGCCCGGAGGCGGACTGGTACGCGTTCGGCGTGCTGCTGTTCAAGGCGCTCACCGGGACGTTGCCGTTCCGCGGGCACCCGCTCGTCGTGATGCGCGAGAAGCGCGAGCGCGCCGCGCCCGCGCCGAGCGATCTGGTCCCCGGAGCGCCGCCCGATCTCGATCGACTGTGCCGTGCGCTCCTCGAGCGCGATCCCGCGGTGCGTCCGTGCGGCGACGACGTGCTCCGCGCGCTCGGCGCCGAGCCTCCCGCCGACGATCTCGTCGCGTCCGAGCCCGACGGCGCCGCGATGCTCGAGGTGCCCGCCGCGTTCGTCGGAAGGCGCCGCGAGCTCGCGACGCTCGCCGACGCGTTCGTGCGCGTCGCATCGAGTGGGCGCGAGCTGGTGGTGGTGCGCGGCGAGCCGGGCGTCGGCAAGAGCACGCTCGTGCGTGCGTTCCTCGAGCAGCACGTCGCGCCGGATCGCGACGCGCTGGTGCTCGCGGGCCGCTGCTACGAGCAGGAGTCGGTCCCGTTCAAGGCGTTCGACGCGATCATCGACGCGCTGAGCGCGCACATCGCCGCGCTTCCGATCGCCGAGGCGCGCGCGCTGCTCGCGGGAGGAGCGCAGTTCCTCGCGATGATGTTCCCCGTGCTCCGGCGCGCACCCGCCGTCGCGGAGATGGTCACTCCGGGCAGCGCGCTGCGGAACGTGTCGCTCATGCGCGATCTCGCGTTCCGCGAGCTCAAGGACGTGCTCGGAGCGCTCTCCGAGCGCGCGCGCCTCGTAGTGTTCGTCGACGATCTGCAGTGGGCCGACCGCGACAGCCTCGCGCTCCTCGAGGCGCTCTTCGCGCAGCCGGGCGCGCCTCGCGCGCTCTTCGTCGCGACGATGCGCGCGGGCAGCGCCGAGATGCAGGCGCGCCTCGACGCGCTGTCGCCGCGCACGCTCGATCTCGGTGGGCTCTCGCACGAGGAGTCGAAGGCGCTCTGGAACCTCCTGTGGATCGCGAACGGTGGGCCGCACGCCGGGCTCGCCCGACGCGACGCGGCGTCGTTCCTCGACGAGGCCGGCGGACATCCACTCTTCCTCTCGGAGCTCGTGCGCTTCGCGCGGAGGCCGCAGCGCGGCGCCACCTCGCGCGCGCGCCTGCAGGACGTGATCTGGACGCGCATCGCGGAGCTCGACGAGCCCGCGCGTCGGTTCATGGAGATGGTCGCGCTCGCGGGCGCGCCCTTCCCGTTCCAGCTGATCGCGCGCGCGGCGGGGCTCGACGTGAGCCAGAGCGCGATCCTGATCGGCGCGCTCCGCACCGCGCAGATGATCCGCGTCAGCCGTCACGGCGAGGATCGTCTGGTCGAGCCCTATCACGACCGAATTCGCGAGGCGATCCGCCGGCACTTCGACGACGGCGGCGAGGCGATGGCGGCGCGGCTGCGCCACCTGCACCTGAGCCTCGGTCTCGAGCTCGTCGCGCACACGTCGAGCGCGGCGCTGCCCTCGGTGGTCTTCGCGATCGTGCAGCACCTGCACCAGGCGGGAGACCTCGTGTCGTCGCGCGACGCGCGGCGGCGGTTCGCGGAGCTGTGTCTCGTCGCGGGACGTCAGGCGAAGCAGACCACCGCGTATCGCGCGGCGCTCGAGTACCTCGAGCGCGCGACCGTGCTGATCGCAGGGCTCGGCGATCCGTGGACGACGGAGCACGCGCTCGCGTGCTCCGTCTGGTGGGAGCGCATGGAGTCGGCGTACCTCGCGGGCGAGATCGACCTCGCGAAGCGCCTCTTCGCGGAGCTCCTCCAGCGGCTCGCCGACCCTGCGGAGCGCGCGCGTCTCTACGCATCGCGCATCGCGCTGGAGACCGGGCACGGCCGCAGCGTCGAGGCGATCGCGACCGCACGCGAGGCGCTGCGGAGCTTCGGTCAATCGCTGCCGGCGAACGCGAGCACGGCGTCGGTGCTGCTCGAGTACGCCGCGGTGCGGTGGGCGGTCGGGCGCCGCTCGGCCGAGAAGCTCGCAGCGCTTCCCGAGCTCGAGGACGTCCGCGCACGATGCGCGATCGAGATCCTCGTCGCGATGGTGCCCGCAGCGTTCTTCGTGTCGACGGATCTCCTCGTGGTCGTGAGCCTGCGCATCGCGCAGCTCTCGCTGCACCACGGCGTGATGGACGCGTCGGCGTACGGCTTCGCGCTCTACGGAGCGGTGCTCTCGGGCGCGTTCGGAGATCACGCGAACGCGCACGCGTTCGGGCGCCTCTCGCTGGTGCTCCAGGAGCGCTTCCGCAGCGAGCGCTTCGCCTGCAAGCTGCTCTTCGTCAACGGCACGTACCTCACGCCGTGGGTCGAGCCGTTCGCGGCCGCGAAGGCCCAGCTGCGCGACGCGGTGTCGGTCGGCACGCGATACGGAGACACCGCGTACGAGGCGTACTCGGCGGGCACGCTCTCGGTGATCACCTACTGCGACGCAGCGCACCTCGGCGAGCTGCGCGAGACCGCAGAGGCGTGTCGAGCCATCGCGGTGCGCCGTCGCGACGTGGACATGGCGGCGCTGGCCTCGACGCACGCGCGGTACGCAGCGGCGATGCGGGGACCGGACGGCGATGCGACGACCCTCGCCGCCGAGGACTCGGACGACGCGACGTTCCGCGCGTCGTTGAGCGAGCGGAAGACGCCGGTGGCCATCTTCTACTATCACCTGCTCGGCGCTCAGCTCGCGTATCTCCACGACGACGACGCGCGCGCGAGCGCGCTGCTCGCGGAGTGCGATCGTCACGTCGGCGCGGTGTTCTCGGTCCCGACCTCGGTCGAGCTCGAGGCGTGGCGCGTGCTCGTCGGTGCGCGCTCACATCGGAGCGCGGGCGCGCTGGAGCGCGCGCAGATCGCGTGGAGAGCGCGAGGAAGCCTCGCGAAGCTCGCTCGATGGGCGCAGGTCAATCCGCAGAGCTTCGAGCCGCTCTACCTCGTCGCGCTGGCCGAGCACGCGCGGGTGCGCGGAGCGAGCGACGCCGTCGCGCACTTCGAGCAGGCGGTCGAGCGCACGCGTGCCCATCGACGAGGCAAGTGGGAAGCGCTGGCGCTCGAGCTCCTCTGGCGCTTCCACGCAGAGCGTGGCGATCACGCGATCGAGCAGCTCCGCGAGGCGCGCGACGCATACGCGCGCTGGGGCGCCGAGCGCCGCGCCGCGGAGCTCTCGCAGCGACTCGCGCGCTGA
- a CDS encoding acyl-CoA dehydrogenase, which produces MILLNPKSYTRTYPDARSRELMEKTIAFFERRGKRKLKEHDLARTWYADFLEFVGEEKVFATLLTPAGHGDSDARWDTWRNCGLNEILGFYGLCYWYTWQVSILGLGPLWMTSNEARKKKTAEQLARGGIFGFALSEREHGADIYSTDMVLAPKGDGTYVANGGKYYIGNGNAAATLSTFGKLEGTDEYVFFAVDPKHPSYRLVKNVVASQSYVAEFALENYPITDSDILSRGKDAWNAALNTVNIGKYNLGWASIGMCTHALYEALNHAGNRRLYGMYVTDFPHVKQMFTDAYARLVAMKLFALRAADYMRSASPDDRRYLLYNPVVKMKVTTQGEEVINLLWDVIAARGFEKDTYFEMAARDIRALPKLEGTVHVNIALIVKFMPNYFFAPASLPEVPRRDDATNDDFLFRQGDAAGLGKIRFHDYEPAFRAFDLPNVRIFQKQVAILKELLMVATPDDAQRKDLDFLMTLGEMFTLVVYAQLVAENAKIYGVEDDLVDQMFDFMVRDFGKLAQQLHAKPSSTEAQQAFCLRLVLKPAFDERRYQHVWKDHVLSLKGAYEMSP; this is translated from the coding sequence ATGATCCTCTTGAACCCGAAGAGCTACACGCGGACCTATCCCGATGCGCGCTCGCGCGAGCTGATGGAGAAGACGATCGCGTTCTTCGAACGACGCGGGAAGAGGAAGCTCAAAGAGCACGATCTCGCGCGCACGTGGTACGCGGACTTCCTCGAGTTCGTGGGCGAGGAAAAGGTGTTCGCGACACTGCTCACGCCCGCGGGCCACGGCGATTCCGACGCACGCTGGGACACCTGGCGCAACTGTGGTCTCAACGAGATCCTGGGCTTCTACGGACTCTGTTACTGGTACACGTGGCAGGTCTCGATCCTCGGCCTCGGTCCTCTCTGGATGACCTCCAACGAGGCGCGCAAGAAGAAGACCGCCGAGCAGCTCGCACGAGGCGGCATCTTCGGATTCGCGCTCTCGGAGCGCGAGCACGGCGCCGACATCTACTCGACCGACATGGTGCTCGCGCCGAAGGGCGACGGAACCTACGTCGCGAACGGCGGCAAGTACTACATCGGCAATGGCAACGCGGCGGCGACGCTGTCGACGTTCGGAAAGCTCGAAGGCACCGACGAGTACGTCTTCTTCGCGGTCGACCCGAAGCACCCGAGCTATCGCCTCGTGAAGAACGTCGTCGCGAGCCAGTCGTACGTCGCGGAATTCGCGCTCGAGAATTATCCGATCACCGACTCGGACATCCTCTCGCGTGGCAAAGACGCGTGGAATGCCGCGCTCAACACGGTGAACATCGGGAAGTACAACCTCGGCTGGGCGTCGATCGGCATGTGCACGCACGCGCTCTACGAGGCGCTGAACCACGCGGGCAATCGCCGCCTCTACGGGATGTACGTGACCGACTTCCCGCACGTGAAGCAGATGTTCACCGACGCATACGCCCGACTCGTCGCGATGAAGCTCTTCGCGCTCCGCGCGGCCGACTACATGCGCTCGGCGTCACCCGACGATCGTCGATATCTGCTCTACAACCCCGTCGTGAAGATGAAGGTCACCACGCAAGGCGAAGAGGTGATCAACCTGCTGTGGGACGTGATCGCGGCGCGTGGCTTCGAGAAGGACACGTACTTCGAGATGGCGGCACGCGACATCCGTGCGCTGCCGAAGCTCGAGGGCACGGTGCACGTGAACATCGCGCTCATCGTGAAGTTCATGCCGAACTACTTCTTCGCGCCGGCGAGCCTCCCCGAGGTCCCGCGGCGTGACGACGCGACCAACGACGACTTCCTGTTCCGACAGGGCGACGCCGCGGGGCTCGGCAAGATTCGCTTCCACGACTACGAGCCTGCGTTCCGCGCGTTCGATCTCCCCAACGTGCGCATCTTCCAGAAGCAGGTCGCGATCCTGAAAGAGCTGCTGATGGTCGCCACGCCCGACGACGCGCAGCGCAAGGATCTCGACTTCCTCATGACGCTCGGCGAGATGTTCACGCTGGTCGTCTACGCCCAGCTCGTCGCAGAGAACGCGAAGATCTACGGCGTCGAGGACGACCTCGTCGATCAGATGTTCGACTTCATGGTGCGCGACTTCGGCAAGCTCGCGCAGCAGCTCCATGCGAAGCCGAGCAGCACCGAGGCACAGCAGGCGTTCTGTCTGCGCCTCGTGCTCAAGCCCGCGTTCGACGAGCGACGCTACCAGCACGTCTGGAAGGACCACGTCCTGTCGCTGAAGGGCGCGTACGAGATGTCGCCCTGA
- the ahcY gene encoding adenosylhomocysteinase — MTQKPNQTAKYKVADINLADWGRKEIEIAETEMPGLMAIRAEHKGKQPLKGARIAGCLHMTIQTAVLIETLKELGAEVTWTSCNIFSTQDHAAAAIAASGVPVFAWKGETEEEYWWCIEQQLDCFETGKGPNMILDDGGDLTILVHEKRKDLLPQVVGLSEETTTGVHRLYEMMKKGTLALPAINVNDSVTKSKFDNLYGCRHSLVDSIMRATDVMLSGKIAVVAGYGDVGKGSAQSLRGQGARVWITEVDPICALQAAMEGYDVVTMDEAADKADIFVTATGCADVITFEHMKRMKNNAIVCNIGHFDSEIQIASLTDAKNGVREENIKPQVDHFVFPDGKKIIVLARGRLVNLGCATGHPSFVMSASFTNQVLAQLALWTEPKKYERGKVYVLPKELDEKVARLHLDKLGAKLTKLTSKQAEYLGVPVQGPYKSEWYRY, encoded by the coding sequence ATGACGCAGAAGCCGAACCAGACCGCGAAGTACAAGGTCGCCGACATCAACCTCGCGGACTGGGGCCGCAAGGAGATCGAGATCGCCGAGACCGAGATGCCCGGTCTCATGGCGATCCGCGCCGAGCACAAGGGCAAGCAGCCGCTCAAGGGCGCGCGCATCGCGGGCTGCCTCCACATGACGATCCAGACCGCGGTCCTGATCGAGACCCTCAAGGAGCTCGGCGCCGAGGTCACGTGGACCAGCTGCAACATCTTCTCGACGCAGGATCACGCGGCGGCGGCGATCGCGGCGTCGGGCGTCCCGGTGTTCGCGTGGAAGGGCGAGACCGAGGAGGAGTACTGGTGGTGCATCGAGCAGCAGCTCGACTGCTTCGAGACGGGCAAGGGCCCGAACATGATCCTCGACGACGGTGGTGATCTCACGATCCTCGTCCACGAGAAGCGCAAGGACCTGCTCCCGCAGGTCGTCGGCCTCTCGGAGGAGACGACGACGGGCGTGCACCGCCTCTACGAGATGATGAAGAAGGGCACGCTCGCGCTGCCCGCGATCAACGTCAACGACTCGGTCACGAAGTCGAAGTTCGACAACCTCTACGGCTGCCGTCACTCGCTGGTCGACTCGATCATGCGCGCGACCGACGTGATGCTGAGCGGCAAGATCGCGGTCGTCGCGGGCTACGGCGACGTGGGCAAGGGCTCGGCGCAGTCGCTGCGCGGCCAGGGCGCGCGCGTCTGGATCACCGAGGTCGATCCGATCTGCGCGCTGCAGGCGGCGATGGAGGGCTACGACGTCGTCACGATGGACGAGGCGGCGGACAAGGCCGACATCTTCGTGACCGCGACCGGGTGCGCCGACGTCATCACGTTCGAGCACATGAAGCGGATGAAGAACAACGCGATCGTGTGCAACATCGGGCACTTCGACAGCGAGATCCAGATCGCCTCGCTCACGGACGCGAAGAACGGCGTGCGTGAGGAGAACATCAAGCCGCAGGTCGATCACTTCGTCTTCCCCGACGGGAAGAAGATCATCGTGCTCGCGCGCGGTCGCCTCGTGAACCTCGGCTGCGCGACGGGTCACCCGAGCTTCGTGATGAGCGCGAGCTTCACGAACCAGGTGCTCGCGCAGCTCGCGCTGTGGACCGAGCCGAAGAAGTACGAGCGCGGCAAGGTGTACGTGCTCCCGAAGGAGCTCGACGAGAAGGTCGCGCGCCTGCACCTCGACAAGCTCGGCGCGAAGCTGACCAAGCTCACCAGCAAGCAGGCCGAGTACCTCGGCGTGCCGGTGCAGGGCCCCTACAAGAGCGAGTGGTACCGCTACTGA